One Carassius auratus strain Wakin chromosome 4, ASM336829v1, whole genome shotgun sequence DNA segment encodes these proteins:
- the srr gene encoding uncharacterized protein srr — protein MVDVSADSITLEMLREACVSVRCSPLDVINTPMIPWSQTTLPLNNPCHIHIKLENMQRTGSFKIRGVANQFARRLKGGYFVTMSAGNYGKSFAYACKHYGAKGKVVMPETAPTSRSVLIQSLGVEVERAPTPRLMDAVNRSIREHSMTFLHSFDDPDLITGHASLGFEILEVVPSPDVVVVCCGGGGLLAGVAAAIKLSGCDNTKIYGVEPEGACTMYKSFIEKKPVGMDAKSIASGLAPPFAGSLPYELCQKYVENIVLVTDEEIKSAVSTLYRAGLVVEPSGAAAFAAVTNDRIPDTNGKNVVVILSGGNIEKDELSNFPD, from the exons ATGGTAGATGTCTCAGCAGACAGCATCACTCTCGAGATGCTCAGAGAGGCATGTGTGAGTGTCCGATGCAGTCCGCTGGATGTGATCAACACACCAATGATCCCATGGTCCCAAACCACACTTCCACTCAACAACCCCTGCCACATTCACATCAAACTGGAAAACATGCAGAGGACCG GTTCTTTTAAGATAAGAGGTGTAGCTAACCAGTTTGCTCGGAGACTCAAAGGGGGTTATTTTGTGACCATGTCCGCTGGGAATTATGGAAAGTCTTTTGCATATGCATGTAAGCATTATGGAGCCAAAGGCAAAGTGGTGATGCCAGAAACCGCCCCGACCTCCAGATCCGTTCTGATACAA AGTTTGGGAGTTGAGGTTGAAAGAGCGCCGACTCCTCGTCTCATGGATGCTGTTAACCGAAGTATTCGAGAGCACAGCATGACTTTCCTCCATTCCTTTGATGATCCGGATCTTATCACTGGACATGCCAG CTTAGGTTTTGAGATCCTGGAAGTGGTGCCCTCTCCAGATGTTGTGGTTGTTTGCTGTGGTGGAGGAGGGTTACTTGCTGGTGTGGCAGCTGCCATCAAACTGTCTGGTTGTGACAACACAAAGATCTATGGAGTGGAACCAGAAGGAG CGTGTACAATGTACAAGAGCTTCATTGAGAAGAAGCCTGTTGGTATGGATGCCAAAAGCATTGCTTCAGGGCTAGCGCCACCATTTGCAG GTTCTTTGCCATATGAGCTGTGTCAGAAGTATGTGGAGAACATTGTGCTGGTGACCGACGAGGAGATCAAATCAGCAGTTTCCACACTTTATAGGGCTGGACTCGTGGTTGAACCTTCAGGCGCTGCAGCTTTCGCTGCCGTCACGAATGACAGAATCCCAGATACCAATGGCAAGAATGTGGTGGTCATCCTCAGCGGAGGAAACATTGAAAAAGATGAGCTTAGCAACTTTCCTGATTAA
- the LOC113057870 gene encoding EKC/KEOPS complex subunit TPRKB isoform X2, translating into MHLTQDLELFPEYTVTQLLFKDVKNATELRKMAVNGEIKGALINPSMVVDAFQILVAANKAVHLHKNGKMKTRSLYSEIIFNLSPTNNISEAFKRFGISDSDTAVHIVLVHNKDETLDIDDIVSKVDGQQVAVDRVSDFTDVAKIKKLYKVAPLEEKCGSLSDAVVCRMANKDVA; encoded by the exons ATGCATCTCACACAAGACTTAGAACTGTTTCCTGAATACACGGTGACTCAGCTGCTCTTCAAAGATGTAAAAAATGCGACGGAGTTGAGAAAAATGGCAGTGAATGGAGAAATAAAAGGCGCCTTGATCAATCCATCAATG GTTGTGGACGCATTCCAGATCTTGGTGGCAGCAAATAAAGCAGTTCACCTTCATAAAAATGGAAAGATGAAAACCCGGAGTCTTTACTCGGAAATCATTTTTAATCTTTCACCCACAAACAAT ATATCTGAAGCGTTCAAAAGGTTTGGGATCTCAGACAGTGACACTGCGGTTCACATTGTGTTGGTTCACAACAAAGACGAGACCCTCGACATTGATGACATCGTCTCAAAGGTGGACGGACAACAGGTTGCCGTTGATCGAGTGTCTGATTTCACTGATGTCGCGAAGATTAAAAAG CTGTACAAAGTCGCACCACTGGAGGAAAAGTGTGGCAGTCTTTCGGACGCTGTTGTTTGCAGGATGGCCAATAAAGATGTCGCATAG
- the LOC113057870 gene encoding EKC/KEOPS complex subunit TPRKB isoform X1, producing MHLTQDLELFPEYTVTQLLFKDVKNATELRKMAVNGEIKGALINPSMVVDAFQILVAANKAVHLHKNGKMKTRSLYSEIIFNLSPTNNSIVWQISEAFKRFGISDSDTAVHIVLVHNKDETLDIDDIVSKVDGQQVAVDRVSDFTDVAKIKKLYKVAPLEEKCGSLSDAVVCRMANKDVA from the exons ATGCATCTCACACAAGACTTAGAACTGTTTCCTGAATACACGGTGACTCAGCTGCTCTTCAAAGATGTAAAAAATGCGACGGAGTTGAGAAAAATGGCAGTGAATGGAGAAATAAAAGGCGCCTTGATCAATCCATCAATG GTTGTGGACGCATTCCAGATCTTGGTGGCAGCAAATAAAGCAGTTCACCTTCATAAAAATGGAAAGATGAAAACCCGGAGTCTTTACTCGGAAATCATTTTTAATCTTTCACCCACAAACAAT TCTATTGTCTGGCAGATATCTGAAGCGTTCAAAAGGTTTGGGATCTCAGACAGTGACACTGCGGTTCACATTGTGTTGGTTCACAACAAAGACGAGACCCTCGACATTGATGACATCGTCTCAAAGGTGGACGGACAACAGGTTGCCGTTGATCGAGTGTCTGATTTCACTGATGTCGCGAAGATTAAAAAG CTGTACAAAGTCGCACCACTGGAGGAAAAGTGTGGCAGTCTTTCGGACGCTGTTGTTTGCAGGATGGCCAATAAAGATGTCGCATAG
- the LOC113057834 gene encoding uncharacterized protein LOC113057834 encodes MSKNPKSHCGMFLDLLKTQAFREEDRFRYEDIAVIFGLNGKESDEEITRTELRKIFKSEITFRKWGFKWPEKYSIPYRLIREKNKRSEHTMELVRNFRENYPEVPIYFCFFDADTVDFNEVLSSYIDIIIEHKNPTLMSTGFLFSKDSKFRKESEHDRDVRIITAKHFPLGTYYPEPNFCVLLPDGHDTLPERFTNTKSREMNMESSVLIRQVKRRRGFSAVFADKNPIITRDSALKHSHTKPWTWAISAYTHRELEVTKNYKKEIYGEAYETDKRKANRSYISLLMGLLKSDEEAQRIVEAKPFEGPGAGQVFKAAEAVRKYLNTGQEDPEDEEETEELNKLVVRQNYSN; translated from the exons ATGAGCAAAAATCCTAAATCACATTGTGGGATGTTTCTTGACCTTCTGAAAACTCAAGCTTTCAGAGAAGAGGACAGATTCCGTTATGAGGACATTGCTGTC attTTTGGCCTTAATGGAAAAGAATCCGATGAAGAAATTACAAGAACTGAATTGAGAAAAATTTTTAAAAGTGAAATCACTTTTAGAAAATGGGGCTTTAAATGGccagaaaagtacagtattccatATCGActaataagagaaaaaaataaacgatCAGAGCACACCATGGAATTAGTAAGAAACTTTAGGGAGAACTACCCTGAAGTTCCAATCTATTTCTGCTTTTTTGATGCAGACACAGTTGATTTTAATGAAGTGTTGAGTTCTTACATAGATATAATCATAGAGCACAAAAATCCAACACTGATGTCAACTGGTTTTCTGTtctctaaagacagtaagttcagAAAGGAGAGTGAACATGATCGAGACGTGCGCATAATAACAGCTAAGCACTTTCCTCTGGGCACTTATTACCCAGAGCCCAACTTCTGTGTGCTTCTCCCCGATGGACATGACACTCTTCCTGAGCGTTTCACTAATACAAAATCTAGAGAAATGAACATGGAATCTTCTGTTTTGATAAGACAAGTAAAACGGCGCCGGGGTTTCTCTGCTGTGTTTGCAGACAAAAACCCAATTATTACACGTGATTCAGCACTAAAACATAGTCACACCAAACCATGGACTTGGGCAATTAGTGCTTATACACACAGAGAGCTTGAAGTTACTAAGAATTATAAAAAGGAAATATATGGAGAAGCATATGAAACAGACAAACGTAAGGCAAATAGGTCGTATATCTCATTGTTAATGGGTCTGTTGAAATCAGACGAAGAAGCTCAGAGGATAGTGGAGGCAAAACCTTTTGAGGGACCAGGTGCAGGTCAAGTTTTTAAGGCAGCTGAAGCTGTTCGGAAGTATCTTAACACAGGGCAAGAAGATCCAGAAGACGAAGAAGAGACAGAAGAACTAAATAAGCTAGTAGTAAGGCAGAACTACAGCAACTAG
- the LOC113057842 gene encoding putative Dol-P-Glc:Glc(2)Man(9)GlcNAc(2)-PP-Dol alpha-1,2-glucosyltransferase, whose amino-acid sequence MERFEVYIFTALCSINFLVSCLLFSKITREQRDPYMDEIFHVPQAQKFCEGKFQEWDPMITTLPGLYLASVGLIRPVVWLADLKGSVVCSTAMLRFINLLFNSGNLYMIYLIICRLHMKDKSRSAARRMFSALALSTFPVLYFFTFLYYTDAGSTFFTLFMYLMALYGSHRAAALLGVCAVLFRQTNIIWVAFCAGTVVAQKLDESWRTESKKRDEKSPSQVPLTINGAMRVMRFLLEFLKTPTNIKAVVLLTWPYIAVAVVFAVFVALNDGIVVGDRSSHEACLNFPQIFYFLSFTLLFSLPTSLSYQRVVRFLQSLRKQPLIYAALMTFSLFLVWRFTFVHKYLLADNRHFPFYVWKRIFQRHELVRFLLVPGYVFAAWNFLDTLRSKSLFWFLCFATCLAAATVPQKLLEFRYFILPYLLYRVHIPVPSLPRLLVEFGLFTAVNAATVYMFIYKTFQWPDSTAAQRFMW is encoded by the exons ATGGAGAGATTTGAGGTTTATATCTTCACTGCTCTGTGCAGCATTAACTTTCTCGTATCCTGCCTTCTGTTCTCCAAAATCACTCGGGAGCAGAGAGACCCGTACATGGATGAGATCTTCCATGTTCCTCAAGCCCAGAAGTTCTGTGAGGGGAAGTTTCAGGAG TGGGATCCGATGATCACCACTCTTCCCGGGTTGTATCTGGCATCAGTGGGTCTGATCAGGCCTGTGGTGTGGCTGGCGGATCTGAAGGGCAGTGTGGTCTGCTCCACTGCTATGCTCAGGTTCATCAATCTGCTCTTTAATAGTGGCAATCTCTACATGATCTATCTGATCATCTGCAGACTGCACATGAAAGATAAG tcccGTTCTGCCGCTCGTCGAATGTTCTCTGCCCTGGCTCTGTCCACGTTTCCAGTGCTGTACTTTTTCACGTTCTTGTATTACACTGACGCAGGCTCCACATTCTTCACCCTCTTCATGTATCTCATGGCGCTGTATGGAAGCCACAGAGCAGCGGCGCTTCTCGGCGTCTGCGCCGTCCTCTTCCGCCAGACCAACATCATCTGGGTGGCGTTCTGCGCTGGCACCGTGGTGGCTCAAAAACTGGACGAGAGCTGGCGGACTGAATCGAAGAAGCGTGACGAAAAATCCCCTTCTCAGGTCCCTCTAACCATCAATGGGGCAATGAGAGTGATGCGTTTCCTGTTGGAATTCCTAAAAACGCCCACCAATATAAAAGCCGTGGTCTTGTTGACATGGCCATATATTGCTGTAGCTGTTGTCTTTGCAGTTTTCGTCGCGTTGAACGACGGAATTGTGGTTGGAGATCGTAGCAGTCACGAAGCATGTCTGAACTTTCCTCAGATTTTCTATTTCCTGTCATTCACTCTCCTGTTTTCTCTTCCTACCTCGCTGAGTTACCAAAGGGTAGTCAGGTTTCTGCAGTCTTTGAGAAAGCAGCCCTTGATTTATGCCGCACTGATGACGTTCTCCCTGTTTTTGGTCTGGAGATTCACATTTGTTCACAAATACCTGCTTGCCGACAACAGGCACTTTCCATTTTATGTATGGAAGAGGATTTTCCAGAGACACGAGCTTGTCCGTTTCCTGTTAGTCCCTGGATATGTGTTTGCAGCGTGGAACTTTCTAGACACTTTGAGGTCCAAGTCGTTGTTCTGGTTCCTGTGTTTCGCAACGTGTCTGGCGGCGGCCACTGTTCCGCAGAAACTCCTGGAGTTCCGATACTTTATCCTTCCGTATTTGTTGTATCGCGTCCACATCCCTGTACCGTCTTTACCCAGACTGCTAGTCGAGTTCGGCCTCTTCACCGCAGTGAATGCAGCTACAGTTTACATGTTCATCTATAAAACATTTCAGTGGCCTGACAGTACGGCAGCACAAAGATTCATGTGGTGA